A region from the Mesorhizobium sp. J8 genome encodes:
- a CDS encoding efflux RND transporter periplasmic adaptor subunit, giving the protein MRRWKIALGTAVALGAISVASVHLLDMGNFGLHSSTAGAAPAPAAFVMPVPVVNVVKKTLPIYLDYAARVEPIRSITLQARVPGYLQEQTAADGSDVKQGDLLYRIAPDDYQAALDQAKAQVQRDTATLEYAKSNLGRGTDLAKAGYLDKDSFDQRTSNLRTAQAALAVDQAAVRTAELNLGYAEIKAPFSGRIGRNQASVGTLVSVAGTVLNTLVQLDPIYVTFNPSETDLVQIEQAKANGPIAVDVLLPGETQPSQKGELTFIDNTIDHSTGTITARATIGNAKFTLLPGQYVRVRLHVKEQPNTLMVPQVALGSSQLGKYLYVIGKGNTVDQKLVSLGPTDGDLISVTSGISETDQVITGNLQKIGPGMPVSPLPQPKPAS; this is encoded by the coding sequence ATGCGTAGATGGAAAATCGCTTTGGGAACGGCCGTCGCGCTCGGCGCGATCTCGGTGGCCAGTGTGCATCTGCTCGACATGGGCAATTTCGGCCTGCACAGCAGCACGGCGGGCGCCGCGCCCGCGCCGGCGGCCTTCGTCATGCCGGTGCCGGTGGTGAATGTCGTCAAGAAGACGCTGCCGATCTATCTCGACTACGCCGCGCGGGTCGAGCCGATCCGCAGCATCACGCTGCAGGCGCGTGTGCCAGGCTATCTGCAGGAGCAGACGGCGGCCGACGGCAGCGACGTCAAGCAGGGCGACCTGCTCTACCGGATCGCGCCCGACGATTATCAGGCCGCGCTCGACCAGGCGAAGGCGCAGGTGCAGCGCGATACCGCGACGCTCGAATATGCGAAGTCCAATCTCGGCCGCGGCACCGACCTTGCCAAGGCCGGCTATCTCGACAAGGACAGTTTCGACCAGCGCACCAGCAATCTGCGCACGGCGCAGGCCGCCCTCGCCGTCGACCAGGCGGCCGTGCGGACGGCCGAGCTTAATCTCGGCTATGCCGAGATCAAGGCGCCCTTCTCTGGACGCATCGGCCGCAACCAGGCCTCGGTCGGCACGCTGGTCAGCGTCGCCGGCACGGTGTTGAACACGCTTGTGCAGCTCGACCCGATCTATGTGACCTTCAATCCGAGCGAGACCGACCTCGTGCAGATCGAGCAGGCGAAGGCCAATGGTCCGATCGCCGTCGATGTGCTGTTGCCTGGTGAGACCCAGCCCAGCCAGAAGGGCGAACTTACCTTCATCGACAACACGATCGACCACTCGACCGGCACGATCACGGCGCGCGCCACGATCGGCAACGCCAAGTTCACGCTGCTGCCTGGACAGTATGTGCGGGTGCGGCTGCATGTGAAAGAGCAGCCCAACACGCTGATGGTGCCGCAGGTGGCGCTGGGTTCCAGCCAGCTCGGCAAGTACCTCTATGTCATCGGCAAGGGCAACACCGTCGACCAGAAGCTGGTGTCGCTTGGGCCGACCGACGGCGACCTGATTTCCGTGACCTCCGGCATCTCCGAGACCGACCAGGTGATCACGGGCAATCTGCAGAAGATCGGACCCGGAATGCCGGTTTCTCCCTTGCCGCAACCGAAACCGGCCAGCTGA
- a CDS encoding efflux RND transporter permease subunit: MVNFFIHRPIFASAIAIIMVLAGAIAYFLLPVSQFPDITPPQVVVSAHYPGASAQVVADTVTTPLEQQINGVQGMTYMSSTSSNDGSSTITITFDVGYPLSTAAVDVQNRVSQAASSLPAIVNQGGVTIKKQNPNFVLIVDLTSPDGSVDPVALSNLAYLQVVDPLKRLPGVGDVQIFGERRYSMRVWLDPDKLANLGITAVDVQNAIAEQNVQVAAGKIGQSPAPAGTAFEMQVNAVGRLSDPKEFGDIVVRANSQNGSLVRLRDVARIELGALQYSSSAFFGKDPTVVLAVYQMPGSNALDLQQRVKDKMQELSQRFPKGVSYAMHYDTTRFVSASMHDVLITLGEALVLVVAVVFIFLQSWRTTIIPTIAIPVSLIATLAIMYMLGFSLNMLSLLGMVLAIGLVVDDAIVVVENVERQLEAGLKPLAATRAAMAEVTGPIIATTAVLMAVFVPVAFIPGVSGRLYNQFALTVAISVGISAFNSLTLSPALSAAFLRHRGETQFVLFRWFNAGFDWLSHAYAHGVRILIRLRWIMLGLFAAGLVATYFVWQKLPSTFLPVEDQGYFFVVIQLPDGASLERTDAVAQKARDILQNTPGVDIVGSISGLNFLTSAAQSNSAVEFAILKPWDERGPDQNASKLVAEVRNKLLQIPEAFALSFDPPSIPGLGTTGGFEFQVEDLSGRGSAALNDVTQALIAEARKQPELNPQQLFSSFSTSTPQFNYDLDRSKAKLLGLNLPDVFNTLQIYLGSLYVNDFNLFGRTFRVTIQADKDARADATDISRLYVRNASGGMVPLSTLGKLVPIVGPETVPHYNNNASALINGGAAPGFSSGQAVAAMERAAANVLPRDFGYEWTGITFQELKAGSIASVVFGLAIVFVFLILAAQYESWAMPFMVLLAVPLALFGAFIVLLLRGMQIDVYSQIGFVMLIGLAAKNAILIVEFARRRRAEGLTIVEAAMEAARLRLRPILMTAFAFILGVLPLMFATGAGAASRQSIGTTVFGGMVAATILSLVFVPVFYAVIEQLRERRGNKEPAKGHHDAPQPKEIEPTAEPALQPLAQAAE; encoded by the coding sequence ATGGTAAACTTCTTCATCCACCGTCCGATCTTCGCGTCGGCGATCGCCATCATCATGGTGCTCGCGGGCGCGATCGCCTATTTCCTGCTGCCGGTCTCGCAGTTTCCCGACATCACGCCGCCGCAGGTCGTGGTCAGCGCACACTATCCGGGCGCCAGCGCGCAGGTCGTGGCCGATACGGTCACCACGCCGCTCGAGCAGCAGATCAACGGCGTGCAGGGCATGACCTACATGTCGTCGACGAGCTCGAATGACGGCTCGTCCACCATCACCATCACCTTCGATGTCGGCTATCCGCTGAGCACGGCGGCGGTCGACGTGCAGAATCGCGTCAGCCAAGCGGCGTCCTCCCTGCCGGCCATCGTCAACCAAGGCGGTGTGACGATCAAGAAGCAGAACCCCAATTTCGTGCTGATCGTCGATCTCACCTCGCCGGACGGCTCCGTCGATCCGGTGGCGCTGAGCAACCTTGCCTATCTGCAGGTTGTCGATCCGCTGAAGCGCCTGCCCGGCGTCGGCGACGTGCAGATCTTCGGCGAGCGCCGCTATTCGATGCGCGTCTGGCTCGACCCGGACAAGCTGGCCAATCTCGGCATCACCGCCGTCGATGTGCAGAACGCGATCGCAGAGCAGAACGTGCAGGTGGCGGCGGGCAAGATCGGTCAGTCGCCGGCGCCGGCCGGCACTGCCTTCGAGATGCAGGTCAACGCGGTCGGCCGCCTCAGCGACCCGAAGGAATTCGGCGACATCGTCGTGCGCGCCAATTCGCAGAACGGCTCGCTCGTGCGGCTGCGCGACGTCGCGCGCATCGAGCTCGGCGCGCTGCAATATTCGTCCTCCGCCTTCTTCGGCAAGGACCCCACCGTGGTTCTGGCCGTCTACCAGATGCCCGGCTCCAACGCGCTCGACCTGCAGCAGCGGGTCAAGGACAAGATGCAGGAGCTGTCGCAGCGCTTCCCGAAGGGCGTCAGCTACGCCATGCATTACGACACGACGCGCTTCGTGTCGGCTTCGATGCATGACGTGCTGATCACGCTTGGCGAAGCGCTGGTGCTGGTCGTGGCGGTGGTGTTCATCTTCCTGCAGAGCTGGCGCACCACGATCATCCCGACCATCGCCATTCCCGTCTCGCTGATCGCGACGCTGGCGATCATGTACATGCTGGGCTTCTCGCTCAACATGCTTTCGCTGCTCGGCATGGTGCTGGCGATCGGCCTCGTCGTCGACGACGCGATCGTCGTGGTCGAGAACGTCGAGCGACAGCTGGAGGCAGGGCTGAAGCCGCTGGCCGCAACGCGCGCGGCGATGGCCGAGGTTACCGGGCCTATCATCGCCACCACGGCGGTGCTGATGGCGGTGTTCGTCCCTGTCGCCTTCATCCCCGGCGTTTCGGGCCGGCTCTACAACCAGTTCGCGCTGACAGTCGCGATCTCGGTCGGCATCTCCGCGTTCAATTCGCTGACGCTTTCGCCGGCGCTAAGCGCCGCCTTCCTTCGCCATCGCGGCGAGACGCAGTTCGTGCTGTTCCGCTGGTTCAACGCCGGCTTCGACTGGCTGTCGCATGCCTATGCGCATGGCGTGCGCATCCTGATCAGGCTGCGCTGGATCATGCTCGGCCTGTTCGCGGCCGGTCTCGTCGCCACCTATTTCGTCTGGCAGAAATTGCCCTCGACCTTCCTGCCGGTCGAAGACCAGGGCTATTTCTTCGTCGTCATCCAGCTGCCCGACGGCGCCTCGCTCGAACGCACCGACGCCGTGGCGCAGAAGGCGCGCGACATCCTGCAGAATACGCCTGGCGTCGACATCGTCGGCTCGATCAGCGGCCTGAACTTCCTCACCAGCGCCGCGCAGTCGAACTCGGCCGTGGAATTCGCCATCCTGAAGCCGTGGGACGAGCGCGGACCCGACCAGAACGCCTCGAAGCTGGTCGCCGAGGTGCGCAACAAGCTGCTGCAGATCCCGGAAGCCTTCGCGCTGTCCTTCGATCCGCCGTCGATCCCGGGCCTCGGCACCACCGGCGGCTTCGAGTTCCAGGTCGAGGACCTCTCGGGCCGCGGCAGCGCCGCGCTGAACGACGTCACCCAGGCGCTGATCGCGGAAGCACGCAAGCAGCCGGAGCTCAACCCGCAGCAGCTGTTCTCGTCCTTCTCGACCTCGACGCCGCAGTTCAACTACGACCTCGACCGCAGCAAGGCCAAGCTTCTCGGCCTCAACCTGCCGGACGTCTTCAACACGCTGCAGATCTATCTCGGCTCGCTCTACGTCAACGACTTCAACCTGTTCGGCCGCACCTTCCGCGTGACCATCCAGGCCGACAAGGACGCGCGCGCCGACGCGACCGACATCTCCAGGCTCTATGTGCGCAACGCGTCGGGCGGCATGGTGCCGTTGAGCACGCTGGGCAAGCTGGTGCCGATCGTCGGACCGGAGACCGTGCCGCATTACAACAACAATGCCTCGGCCCTGATCAATGGCGGCGCCGCTCCCGGCTTCTCGTCCGGACAGGCGGTGGCGGCCATGGAACGGGCGGCGGCGAATGTCCTGCCGCGCGACTTCGGCTACGAATGGACCGGCATCACCTTCCAGGAGCTCAAGGCGGGATCGATCGCATCGGTCGTGTTCGGGCTGGCGATCGTCTTCGTCTTCCTGATCCTGGCGGCGCAGTATGAAAGCTGGGCGATGCCCTTCATGGTGCTGCTCGCCGTGCCGCTCGCTCTGTTCGGCGCCTTCATCGTGCTGCTGCTGCGCGGCATGCAGATCGACGTCTACTCGCAGATCGGCTTCGTCATGCTGATCGGCCTGGCGGCGAAGAACGCGATACTGATCGTCGAGTTCGCCAGACGCCGGCGCGCGGAAGGGCTCACCATCGTCGAAGCGGCGATGGAAGCGGCAAGGCTGAGGCTGCGGCCGATCCTGATGACCGCCTTCGCCTTCATCCTCGGCGTGCTGCCGCTGATGTTCGCGACGGGCGCGGGCGCGGCCAGCCGGCAGTCGATCGGCACCACCGTCTTCGGCGGCATGGTGGCGGCGACCATCCTGTCGCTCGTCTTCGTGCCCGTCTTCTACGCGGTGATCGAACAGTTGCGCGAGCGCCGCGGCAACAAGGAACCAGCCAAGGGGCACCATGACGCCCCTCAGCCGAAAGAAATCGAACCGACCGCCGAGCCGGCGCTTCAGCCGCTCGCCCAGGCGGCCGAATAG